In Botrytis cinerea B05.10 chromosome 3, complete sequence, the genomic stretch TGTGAGTTTTGGCGTTCTTGTCTAGAACCAATGGCTTATGGGTTTCCATGCTTCCAACATTGAAACCTACAGATTTAGCATCTGGCTGAGCGAGCTTAAGTGCATAATCGCAAATAGTCAGAGCCATATCACCATAAATGGATGATGGGAAGAGTGGTTGTCCATGAACCAAGTGACCAGAAATGGCAGCTCGTAGCTTTGGTTCCATAAGGTCAGACTCAGCAATAACATTAACGTTATCCTCATCAACAACTTCGGAGAGGATCTTTTGCACAGTAGTTGTCGAGAAGGTTGGTTTTACTTCTGCAGCCGTGATCATTTGCGTATCGCCTTTAGTAAGACACCAGTTTCCGCGATAGTCGATCCAGTAAACCTTTTCGTCGTAAGAGTAGGAAGGCAAATCGAGTACCTCATGGGCGCCCCTGAAATTGGCATGATACTCGTTCCAATTGAAGTCGAGACCAGAGTTGAAAAGAGTTGCCAAACTAGTGGCGGTCGTTGTCCATGCGTCGGCATTTCTGCTTAGAGATGGCACAGTGATCGCACTAGTGCCAATGATTGCTTTCACCATGTTGGAGCAGATTGGGTGTGGGCCAATTTCAACGAACAAGGTCTTTTCATCAATAATTCCACTGTTCAAAGCAGAACTGACACCACCTAAGAAATCAACACTTTCTCTGCAATGTCTAGCAAGATACTCTGGACCGAAGACACCCGAATCCTCTACGACGTTTCCAAGTAGTGTTGACATGACTGGGATTCTTGGCTGATGGAAAACAGCTGGTTTCGCAGATTGGATGAAAGAGTCTAAAATGGGCTCGACTTGGGCGGAGTGGAAGGCGTACGGAACATTGAGCATGGTGTTCTTGAAGCCTTGTGAGCTCAAGACCTCCTTAAGACGGTTCATGTTCTCAACAGTGCCCGAGAACACTGTTTCCTCAGGGCCGTTGATGCAGGCTCTCTCACATTCGATATCTGACAAGTAAGGCTCGACTGCAGCAAAGCCTGCCCGAACTGCTAACATGCCATGGCTACCGGCAGTGCACTTTGAAACCAATAGCTGAGCACGATTACCGACTAAAGCGATAGCGTCATGTGTGGAGATCACACCAGCAACCTGAAGAGCTGCATACTCTCCAAGGGAGTGGCCAACAACGGCGGATGGCTCGATTCCCCATGATTGCCAAAGTGCCGCAACAGCTATTTCTACGCAAAGAATGGCCAATTGAGTCATGACAGGGGATGCAACGCTAAGGTCGGTGATGCTTCCATCAATGAGACCAATGAAAGATGGGAAGCCCTGGGCTTGGGccatttgatcaaaatcCTCGATATCATTGCGGAATTGCTCCACATCGTGGAAGAAGGCCTTAGCCATTCCAAGATAGTGCGATCCTTGACCAgtgaaaacaaaagcaacTCTTGGCTTAACATTCGATACTGGAGCATGAGGACCCTCTGTGTAGGCGCTTAAAGCATTTTGAACGCTTTGCAGATCCTTGGCATCAACTGCGATACGATATTGGTAGTGGTAACGGCGAGCAGATGTGGTATATGCAAGACTTGGCAGGCATGAGCTAGGTTGATCTCTTGACCAGTTGAGGATCTTTTGAACATTGTTTCTGAATGATGCAAGAGATTTTGCTGTCACAATGACAACCTGTGATGTTCTTGGGTCATAACCGTCAAGCTGTCTAATTGGTGCATCCTCGAGCAAAGTGGCGGTGTTACCACCTGCGGCACTGAAGTTGTTCATGAAGACATATCGCTTCCCATTTGTAGGTCTTGGGAATGGTGTTGGTTTGAAAGCCATGTTGAGATTTCTATCTTTCAAGTCTTTGGGGAATGTCTGGTTGATTTTCGTCTTGATTCCGCAATGTGGTGGGATCATACTTTTCTTGAGcatcatcatgatttttACCAAAGCAGTTGCACCTGAAACAGCTTCTCCATGTCCGACGTTAGACTTGACTGAGCCTACAAACAGTGGTTGATCAAGACGACGGCGTAAATTGTTTGATGGTGCAAAAATGGAAGAAACACTGTCCATCTCTACGCCATCCCCTGCTTGAGTTCCTGTTCCGTGCATCTCTACGTATTTGACGTCTCGAATATCTACTCTAGCTTCGTCCATAACTTTCTGAAACAAAAACTTTTGGGCGCCTGCATGAGGGTGGGTGATGGAAACGGCTTCCGCACTGTGGTTTGTTGCAATACCAGCAATGACACCAAGAATTGGGTCTTGATCGGCCACTGCATCGTCAAGTCGCTTCAAAATAAGAGTGACAACACCATCACCACGGCAGTAACCATCAGCGCTGTCATCATAGGTCTTACAAGACCCAGTCTTCGACAAGAATTGACCCTTCGACAAACCAGAGAAAATGTCTGGATTTGTCATGACATTCATACCACCAGCGAATACAGTATCACAGTCACCGGCACGTAATGAGGTGACTGCAAGATTTATAGCCGCCATACTACTCGAGCAGGCAGTATCCACGCTGTATGATGGACCACTGAAGCCGAAGTGGTAGTTAATTCTACCAGGTCCAAAAGCTCGAACGCCACCAGTGATAAAGTATGTGTCAATATCTTGAGCGGCGTTAATCTCACGCCAATCATCGGACGTTTGACCATAGAAGGTACCAATTCTATGTGCTTGGGTGGAAGGAGTTCTATCTCTGACGAATCCAGACATTTCCATCGCCTCATAGGCAGTGGAGATAGCCAGACGCTGCATTGGATCAGTTTGCATAGCTTCCCGTGGTGACATGTTGAAGAATCGAGGATCGAACTTTCCGGGCTCGTCGATGAAACAACCAAATGGAGAATGGGTCttgttctttccttttcctgaGGGGTCACAGTGTAGTTTGGCGTCGAATCGATTGGAAGGGATTTCTCTGTGGACGTCAAGACCCTGCTCTAAGAGTGCCCAGAATGCTTCATGGTCAGCCGAATTGGGAAATCGACCTGACATTCCTACGATGGCAATCTTGGACTCAGACATTCTACCGACCATTCCTCTTGGAATGGTGTTTTGCATGGAGTAAGAAATGTGGTCTTCCATCGAGAGCTTGAAGCTACCGGCATTCTTGAGCCCCGAGACGAGACTGTTTCCGAGAGCGGTTGGTCCCATGGCAAGAACTCTGACTTCGGTTTGTTCAGACCCTCGAACGTCTGCAACAGCCAGTTTCACCAATCGGTCCCATTTCACCTGCTCTGCCAAAATTTCCATAATGGAATTTCTGAACAGGTCGACTGTTGGTATACTTTCCTTGTGTGCAGGGGTTCCAACAAGGGGCAAGAATGAGGAATACTTGCTCAAGCTTTCCACAATTGATGGTGACAAGATTCTCTCGATGTCTTGTGGATTATAAAGGTGGGCAGCATGATATGGCCCTCGAATGCTGATTTCGCGTcgttgaagattttggaatgCCTCACAATTATCGAAGAACTGAGCTCGAAGGGTAGGTGTTCCACTGATTGTGACCGAGCTCGTACCAATGGCGCTGATGTACAATCTCGTTGATTGGACGAGTCCTCTTGACTCATTAAACTCCGCCAAAGCATGCTCTGCTGCCTCTGAGCTTATGCCCATTACGATTGTTGACCAAGTCTTTTGTCTATCACTCGCGGTCTCCAATTGGTTTCCAACTGCTGCAACTCTTGATCCCAGCCTGAAGGCAATGCGTACTGCTTGTACAGCTAGGGGAATAAGAGATGTGAGCGATTTGGATGATGCAACTGCGGATGCGGCAAGCAACCCAGTGCACACTGCAAGTACTTCGGTATTAGAGGGCTCTAAGTATGCAAGTGGGTTCTCCTCGAAGAATCTAGAAAAGACAGGTCAGCCCAAATATCCTTGGTCAATTGCCTCTACAAAATTCTATACATACCCAATAAAATGTGTTAATTGAGCCAAACAAGTAATGGCGCTTTCGACTGCCAAATCCGGGTGGTCGGCCTCGAAATATCGCTCAGTGAACTCGGAAACGCTTGAGAAAACAGCAACATGTTGTCGGGCAGTCGATGGAAGTGATGAAAGTTCATCTTGAAGGGCGGCGTGGGCCTGTTCTAAAAAGGTGCTGAGGATAGGGCAATTCTTGCGACGAAGTGCTTTCTTGAGGAATGACTGGCAGTCTGCAGTTTGATCTCCGAATAATATAACATCCATCTTGAAAAAATTATGCGACCCGCGCTATTACTATGGAGTGCTTGGAGTCGTGGAAGTATTGCAAAAGATTAATAGATTGGAATGAAGAACGAATGCTGGATGGAAAGTCAGGAGAACGAAAGTGCGATGTCTAACTTCACGAGTACTTGACagtatacatatatacaagtTGAGATCTTCACATGGTCATAGATACTTTTTCGGAAGTCATGTATTTCTAACCCTACATCTTGTTTCAACTGCACCTACCTTATCCACATGGTAGACGTTCACGATAGTGCACCAGCCCCGTCAACTCTTTGGGAATATCACAGTAAGATTCTGGGCGCTCAAGCTCTTGGATGGCGCTAATTCCTCGTAATCAAAAGAGGTATCAATATTGGCGATCAGAATCTCGATCCTAAATTGACGTGCCGGGCAAAAGTCAGGTATACATGAGACTATCGAAAGATGACTTGAAACACGGAAAAGTGTGGTCGAACTTCGACGCCCTTGATTGCTTGCGAGAAGCATTGTAGAGAGAATGATGTTTGCACTGACAAACCTTGCTAGATACTATGACTACGCTAGCTCCTTCTTGAAGAGGCTTAAACGTTGTAAAGAAGTGGGGATTGATTAGGTACGTATCTTATCAAAGAGTTGCAAGTGTCATTCTCGATTCTGCTCGACTGAGCAAACACTGTGTAACAGTATCCTACGCTTGCAATTGCATACGTCTTGCATGCAAATGGGAAAATCGATTCGATGCAGTTGTAAATTGATTTCCAGCTATTGATATTTCCTTGTTCCGCTAAACGTCGATCATAGCATAAAAGATGATTTGGCAGAGTTACCCCTGCACGGATCCCCGTTCTGGAAAAGGCGGACACTTCTGACGCTTTGGTACCACCGATTACAGTGCAGTGCTCAGTAGTCTAAGTTGTCACTACTCGAGTTCCTACCTAATCGTAGTTTCGTTTCTTCTTTAGAGGTCTGCTCATGTTTATTGCGCTAACGTCCCGGCGGGCCACGCAGATCAGCAAGGGTTAAGGAAGATAAGCtttgaagtttctttttctgtaTTCGCATTGCACACGCTCATTGGTTCgcaaacagaaacagaataTCTTTCACGATAAATCTTTAGTTTGCAAATGCGTGGAGCCAATGAGTCTTGTTAAGCCTCTtaaatttcctttttaaaATAGTCCGCTTGAATATAAGAGCGCCGAGTAATTAGGTCATCGCCGCAATTATCTATTCTCAGCAAGAGAATTTTTGCCGGTCCCGAATTATTCATCATCTATCAAGTGACTGATGTTTGGACAATGCTCAGGTAAAGCATCCCTTTCATTTTAAATATGGCCGTAAATAAATACGATGTGAATTTGGCAGTTAGTCTTGTATCAGGAATCGAACAGTTTTCGAATAATGGGTACTGGCATGTGATGTTACGGGGATTTTGTTCAGTACAGCTTCTCTTCGAGAAGGCAAGTTCTCAGGTCCACAAACCGCTGCAAGAATTATGATGAAGTTGCATGCTGCTAAATAGTTGTGTCAAATATTTCTCattaatttttgaaacaGGCATTTTTTTGAAACCCCCACCCCCCCAAAAACGAGATGTTTTGACTCTCTTCGCAATACGAAACAAATCGATTTCAACGACcgataatatttttttcaatttagaaGATACCGAGTGACGAATGCATTAATCAATTTACTGGTCCATATCAAGTTTCTGTGGGCtattttcataattttttaaattatttcgaTTTGGGGGCTGGAACTTGCCCTATATTGGGATCAATGAGTTTATGAGGACACTACGAGAAAAAGTGTCGCGGCACTCTTCAAGTGCCCAGGCGGCATAATTTGTaggtgattgattgtttcaaAGCCATATGCAACGCCCTACAGTCTACAGATTTATTTATGAGTTTTCACTTGCCTTCATCTAGTTAAAACCACAGCGGAAAATCCTTTCTCAACTCAGCCTTAGGGCTGGTCCGAATGGTTTAAGATTTGGCTTGAACTACACAGATCTCCAAGCTTGGCAGCCGAGATTAGGATACGAATGTACAAGGAGTAAGGCGAAAAACAGAGGAAGCGAAACTTAGTGGCCAGTCTAGGGTCCCACCGTCACTTTATCGATTAGCAGATTACGCTAGAGGCTGAGTTCCACCGCAAAGATCAGACTTCGATGATTTTTGTTAGCATGCAAGTAGAATTCCACGCGCGTGTCAAGAATCTAATG encodes the following:
- the Bcpks13 gene encoding Bcpks13, giving the protein MDVILFGDQTADCQSFLKKALRRKNCPILSTFLEQAHAALQDELSSLPSTARQHVAVFSSVSEFTERYFEADHPDLAVESAITCLAQLTHFIGFFEENPLAYLEPSNTEVLAVCTGLLAASAVASSKSLTSLIPLAVQAVRIAFRLGSRVAAVGNQLETASDRQKTWSTIVMGISSEAAEHALAEFNESRGLVQSTRLYISAIGTSSVTISGTPTLRAQFFDNCEAFQNLQRREISIRGPYHAAHLYNPQDIERILSPSIVESLSKYSSFLPLVGTPAHKESIPTVDLFRNSIMEILAEQVKWDRLVKLAVADVRGSEQTEVRVLAMGPTALGNSLVSGLKNAGSFKLSMEDHISYSMQNTIPRGMVGRMSESKIAIVGMSGRFPNSADHEAFWALLEQGLDVHREIPSNRFDAKLHCDPSGKGKNKTHSPFGCFIDEPGKFDPRFFNMSPREAMQTDPMQRLAISTAYEAMEMSGFVRDRTPSTQAHRIGTFYGQTSDDWREINAAQDIDTYFITGGVRAFGPGRINYHFGFSGPSYSVDTACSSSMAAINLAVTSLRAGDCDTVFAGGMNVMTNPDIFSGLSKGQFLSKTGSCKTYDDSADGYCRGDGVVTLILKRLDDAVADQDPILGVIAGIATNHSAEAVSITHPHAGAQKFLFQKVMDEARVDIRDVKYVEMHGTGTQAGDGVEMDSVSSIFAPSNNLRRRLDQPLFVGSVKSNVGHGEAVSGATALVKIMMMLKKSMIPPHCGIKTKINQTFPKDLKDRNLNMAFKPTPFPRPTNGKRYVFMNNFSAAGGNTATLLEDAPIRQLDGYDPRTSQVVIVTAKSLASFRNNVQKILNWSRDQPSSCLPSLAYTTSARRYHYQYRIAVDAKDLQSVQNALSAYTEGPHAPVSNVKPRVAFVFTGQGSHYLGMAKAFFHDVEQFRNDIEDFDQMAQAQGFPSFIGLIDGSITDLSVASPVMTQLAILCVEIAVAALWQSWGIEPSAVVGHSLGEYAALQVAGVISTHDAIALVGNRAQLLVSKCTAGSHGMLAVRAGFAAVEPYLSDIECERACINGPEETVFSGTVENMNRLKEVLSSQGFKNTMLNVPYAFHSAQVEPILDSFIQSAKPAVFHQPRIPVMSTLLGNVVEDSGVFGPEYLARHCRESVDFLGGVSSALNSGIIDEKTLFVEIGPHPICSNMVKAIIGTSAITVPSLSRNADAWTTTATSLATLFNSGLDFNWNEYHANFRGAHEVLDLPSYSYDEKVYWIDYRGNWCLTKGDTQMITAAEVKPTFSTTTVQKILSEVVDEDNVNVIAESDLMEPKLRAAISGHLVHGQPLFPSSIYGDMALTICDYALKLAQPDAKSVGFNVGSMETHKPLVLDKNAKTHILQIETKLDLTHRRGTVNFRTFGADGKPVEQTKCEVTLEDSSSWLKDWDRRKFLVQGRIDNLMNHKEVHKVQRGMAYKLFGALVDYAQQYRGMDEVYLWSEQCEATAKVQFQTSDNDGKFFMSPYWIDSVCHISGFIMNANDAVDSTKHVYISHGWESMRFAKTMSADKEYRSYIKMQKVPGGGEMVAGDVYVFEGDEIIAVVGGIKFQRVPRTLLQTLLAPKAIPARAGAKATPAPTKAIASKPSKAVSKPNLKVVSKPVSKGIFSKALAIMAEEIGCDVAELAGPMRFSDMGVDSLLGLSISGRFREDLEIDFQSSVFEHEPTVDHLKAYMTRFEDDNSAESSGMSTPEMIPSDSSESGDDGFDLVESDPESSPVEDASEHAEIIQIIRSTIAEEMGVEMEEITDNTDLATMGMDSLMSLSILGALREKTGLNLSSELLVENTSIEKIETTLGLRATKPKVVEIKKTTKITKVASASVQPAAPTQVARPINVSQYPPSKSILLQGNPKTANRTLFLLPDGSGVASSYAPLPQIDQDLAVFGLNCPFMKDPTDFNIGVPAVTQIYLAEIQRRQPHGPYLLGGWSAGGVLAYECTRQLIAKGEKVEKLVLIDSPFPIGLEALPASFHQYCAKVGLLGDGGLETLPKWLLPHFFSTVRELTSYSDHLGSLPSINTVNMPKTVAIWARDGIVHNEDDIKPEWDPKVRMPNSMDWLTHDRKDLGHNGWEKLVGEGNMKCLSTAGNHFTMMRDPITNDLAKLMKQALKM